In the genome of Nonlabens sp. MB-3u-79, one region contains:
- a CDS encoding Crp/Fnr family transcriptional regulator, translated as MIQELKEYYGSQFELPLIEEINNVATFMEVPAGQDLMKPGQYIKSMPLLLSGSIKIMRPDKEGNELLLYHLERGNTCAMTMTCCVGNTKSEIHAVTETPVKLLMIPVAKMEEWSSKYKTWRNFVFASYHTRMMELLESIDNIAFNNMDERLENYLNDKIKILNSKHIYTTHKDIAADLNTSRVVISRLLKKMENIGKIELHRSFIEVL; from the coding sequence ATGATACAAGAGCTTAAAGAATATTACGGATCACAGTTTGAACTGCCGCTTATAGAAGAAATTAATAATGTAGCTACCTTTATGGAAGTTCCTGCTGGCCAGGATTTAATGAAGCCAGGTCAGTATATCAAATCCATGCCCCTACTACTTTCTGGAAGCATTAAGATCATGCGACCAGATAAGGAAGGCAATGAACTATTACTTTACCATCTAGAACGTGGCAATACCTGCGCCATGACAATGACTTGCTGTGTAGGAAATACTAAAAGTGAAATACACGCAGTAACAGAGACCCCTGTAAAATTACTCATGATTCCTGTAGCTAAAATGGAAGAATGGTCGAGCAAGTATAAGACATGGCGCAACTTTGTTTTTGCTAGCTACCATACTCGCATGATGGAACTTCTTGAAAGTATAGATAATATTGCCTTTAATAATATGGATGAGCGTCTGGAAAACTACCTCAACGATAAAATTAAAATCTTGAACAGCAAGCATATTTACACCACCCATAAAGATATAGCTGCAGACTTGAACACCAGTCGTGTCGTGATATCCAGGTTACTTAAAAAGATGGAAAATATAGGTAAAATAGAACTGCACCGCAGTTTTATTGAGGTCTTGTAA